The following are encoded in a window of Dictyostelium discoideum AX4 chromosome 6 chromosome, whole genome shotgun sequence genomic DNA:
- the abcB3 gene encoding ABC transporter B family protein — MDDGNENNENAQHDEYDEEEIEIPIDEIIIEEVDDDHLLEGEGEFQIITQPSNNNNNSNNNNFGDIYVSNPNTPRNNNNNNNNNNNNNNNNNNNNNNNSNNSFNNNKKNEVSIGISENTNENNNKNNNNNNNNNDDYNDGADERVKTEEEIKKEAENELNQSVPFLSLFRFADNTDKVLMFLGTIAAVINGAAMPTVSLVFGLVVDAFKPTQFNDDPNYDIYDTVRSISFYLLMLGGGVFVLSYLETTLWMIAGERQTSRIRREYLESTLRQEIGWFDTNKANELSSRINSDTVLFEEAIGEKVGRFIHFFSTFVAGFVIGFTKGWQLTLVITSVSPLLAIGGFFTAKMMTQMTKLGQEAYSRAGGVAEENIGSIRTVATFSGEKLAIDKYSNNLKDARTVGYKRSFFNGLGLGFVQFVILGTYALAFWYGSTLISNKVTNSVSDRPWTGGDVVSVFFAVIIGATSIGQASPCLALFAQGRGAAYKIFQVIDRQSKANPFSTRGIKPETLSGEIEFKDVGFHYPSRPDVPIFNGFNLKIKPGQTVGLVGDSGGGKSTIISLLERFYDPCQGEILLDGEDIRKFNVRGLRQKIGLVNQEPVLFATTISENIRYGKEGATQDEIEEAAKLANAHSFISQLPQGYNTLVGEKGVQMSGGQRQRIAIARAVIKNPNILLLDESTSALDAESTKLVQEALDVLMKGRTTIVIAHNLSTIRNADVIIYIKKGVAVERGTHDELMAKQGLYFDLVEKQSHQQMYNLLENGTRSRRSSTFSAEVNPLLDSFHVSKRSLRKNESESNKKDKEDSNNKKKKKSNKKKVEEVPMSRVVKYNRPELGLWCFGFLSAVGTGAVYPGFAMVFTEMLTIFQNPDPNYLTDHANFVALMFVALAVGAGISNFFQGFLFSVIGEKLTYRLRRDCFAAIMRQDVGWFDLPENSTGKLTSHLATDAALVQGMTSQRLGIVLQNILTMVGGLVIAFYSGWQLTLVIIACFPLVVITSKVQMQILAGFSSKDGCGPAGQVASEAISGIRTVASFTTEKQVVELYKKQQKGPSSEGIKKAHISGFAFGFTQLILFCVYCLSFWYGGKLVGSGVFGATDKEISDNCTPQTIPYLWKDYDTCERAQNTIYGFNSMTRVFFAIVMSAIGVGQASSFAPDLAKAKAAAVSVFKLLDTPSKIDPTTEDGDRIDIVGGDIEFKNLHFSYPTRPDNSVFRGFTLTLQSGTTTALVGDSGGGKSTCLSLLQRFYNPVVGEIFIDGHNIKNLNVRHLRHLFGLVGQEPTLFSGTIADNIRYGKHDATQEEIEEASKLSNSHSFIIDLPNGYNTELGEKYTQLSGGQKQRIAIARAIIRNPKILLLDESTSALDADSTKLVQEALENVMKGRTTIVIAHNLLTIQNADCIAYVRAGQIIERGTHDELLEAEGPYSQLWYNQQQK; from the exons atggatgatgggaatgaaaataatgaaaacgCTCAACATGACGAatatgatgaagaagaaattgaaatacCAATCGATGAAATCATAATTGAAGAGGTTGACGATGATCACTTATTAGAAGGTGAAGGAGAGTTTCAAATTATAACTCaaccatcaaataataataataatagtaataataataatttcggGGATATTTACGTTTCAAATCCAAATACACCacgtaataataataataataataataataataataataataataataataataataataataataataataatagtaataatagttttaacaataataaaaaaaatgaagttTCAATAGGAATAAGTGAAaatacaaatgaaaataataataaaaataataataataataataacaataatgatgattataATGATGGTGCAGATGAAAGAGTTAAAACtgaagaagaaattaaaaaagaagctgaaaatgaattaaatcaatcagtaccatttttatcattatttagaTTTGCCGATAATACAGACAAGGTTTTAATGTTTCTCGGTACAATTGCTGCAGTAATAAATGGTGCAGCAATGCCAACAGTCTCTTTGGTATTTGGTTTAGTAGTTGATGCATTTAAACCAACTCAATTTAATGATGACCCAAATTATGATATTTATGATACTGTAAGAAGTATAagtttttatcttttaatgttgggtggtggtgtttttgttttatcaTATTTAGAAACGACATTATg gaTGATTGCTGGTGAAAGACAAACAAGTAGAATTAGAAGGGAGTATTTAGAGTCAACATTAAGACAAGAAATTGGTTGGTTTGATACAAATAAAGCAAATGAATTATCATCAAGAATTAATTC tgaTACAGTTTTATTTGAAGAAGCAATTGGTGAAAAAGTTGGTagatttattcattttttttccacATTTGTTGCTGGTTTTGTAATTGGATTTACTAAAGGTTGGCAATTAACATTGGTAATTACATCAGTATCACCATTATTAGCAATTGGTGGATTTTTTACTGCAAAAATGATGACACAAATGACAAAACTTGGACAAGAAGCATATTCAAGAGCTGGTGGTGTTGCAGAGGAGAATATTGGGTCCATTAGAACGGTTGCAACATTTTCAGGTGAAAAATTAGCAATTGATAagtattcaaataatttaaaggaTGCAAGAACCGTTGGATATAAGAGATCATTTTTCAATGGATTGGGTTTGGGTTTCGttcaatttgtaatattGGGTACTTATGCATTGGCATTTTGGTATGGTTCAACTTTGATTTCAAATAAAGTTACCAATTCAGTATCTGATAGACCATGGACTGGTGGTGATGTTGTATCGGTATTTTTTGCAGTTATTATTGGTGCAACATCCATTGGTCAGGCATCACCATGTTTGGCACTATTTGCACAGGGTAGAGGTGCAGCTTATAAAATTTTCCAAGTTATTGATCGTCAATCAAAAGCAAACCCATTCTCAACTCGTGGTATTAAACCAGAGACTTTAAGTGGTGagattgaatttaaagatgTTGGATTCCATTATCCATCAAGACCTGATGTACCAATTTTCAATGGATTTAATCTAAAAATTAAACCAGGTCAAACTGTTGGTTTAGTTGGtgatagtggtggtggtaaatcAACTATAATATCATTGTTGGAACGTTTCTATGATCCATGTCAAGGGGAGATCTTATTGGATGGAGAAGATATTAGAAAATTCAATGTCAGAGGGTTACGTCAAAAAATTGGTTTAGTCAATCAAGAGCCTGTATTATTCGCCACAACCATTAGTGAAAATATTCGTTATGGTAAAGAAGGTGCCACTCaagatgaaattgaagaagCAGCTAAATTAGCAAATGCCCATAGTTTTATATCACAATTACCACAGGGTTATAATACTTTGGTAGGTGAGAAAGGTGTCCAAATGTCTGGTGGTCAAAGACAACGTATAGCAATTGCTCGTGCCGTTattaaaaatccaaatatATTACTCTTGGATGAATCAACATCTGCATTGGATGCAGAGTCTACAAAATTAGTACAAGAGGCATTAGATGTTTTAATGAAAGGTCGTACTACAATTGTAATTGCACATAATTTATCAACCATTAGAAATGCTgatgttattatttacattaaaaAAGGTGTTGCCGTTGAAAGGGGTACTCATGATGAATTGATGGCTAAACAAGGTTTGTACTTTGATTTAGTTGAAAAACAATCTCATCAACAAATGTATAATCTACTTGAAAATGGTACAAGATCAAGAAGATCAAGTACATTCTCAGCAGAGGTCAATCCATTATTGGATAGTTTCCATGTTTCAAAGAGATCTCTAAGAAAGAATGAATCAGagtcaaataaaaaagataaagaagattcaaataataaaaagaaaaagaaatcaaataagaaaaaagttgaagaagTACCAATGTCACGTGTTGTTAAATATAATAGACCAGAGTTGGGATTATGGTGTTTTGGTTTCTTGTCAGCTGTTGGAACCGGTGCAGTTTATCCAGGATTTGCAATGGTTTTCACAGAGATGTTAACAATCTTTCAAAATCCTGATCCAAATTATCTAACGGATCATGCAAATTTCGTGGCATTAATGTTTGTGGCATTAGCAGTTGGTGCAGGTATTAGTAACTTTTTCCAAGGTTTCCTTTTCTCTGTTATTGGTGAAAAATTAACTTATCGTCTAAGACGTGATTGTTTCGCTGCAATTATGAGACAAGATGTCGGTTGGTTCGATTTACCAGAAAATTCAACAGGTAAATTAACATCACATCTTGCCACTGATGCAGCATTGGTCCAAGGTATGACTAGTCAAAGATTGGGTATTGTTTTACAAAATATTCTAACAATGGTTGGTGGATTGGTTATTGCATTCTATTCGGGTTGGCAATTAACTTTGGTAATTATTGCATGTTTCCCATTGGTTGTTATCACTTCAAAGGTACAAATGCAAATTTTAGCAGGCTTTTCATCAAAAGATGGTTGTGGTCCAGCTGGTCAAGTTGCATCCGAAGCAATATCGGGTATTAGAACAGTTGCATCATTCACAACCGAGAAACAAGTCGTAGAACTCTATaagaaacaacaaaaagGTCCATCATCTGAAGGTATTAAAAAAGCACATATTAGTGGTTTTGCATTTGGTTTCACtcaattaatattgttttgtGTTTATTGTTTATCATTTTGGTATGGTGGTAAATTGGTTGGATCTGGTGTTTTTGGTGCAACCGATAAAGAGATCTCTGATAATTGTACACCACAAACTATACCTTACCTTTGGAAAGATTATGATACTTGTGAACGTGCACAAAATACAATCTATGGTTTCAATTCAATGACTAGAGTTTTCTTTGCAATTGTTATGTCTGCAATTGGTGTTGGTCAAGCGTCATCATTTGCTCCAGATTTAGCAAAAGCCAAAGCAGCAGCTGTAtcagtttttaaattattagataCTCCATCAAAGATTGACCCAACCACTGAAGATGGTGATAGAATTGATATTGTCGGTGGTGATATTGAATTCAAGAATTTACATTTCTCTTATCCAACCAGACCTGATAATAGCGTTTTTAGAGGCTTCACTTTAACTTTACAATCTGGTACTACCACTGCATTGGTTGGtgatagtggtggtggtaaatcAACATGTCTATCATTATTACAAAGATTCTATAATCCAGTCGTGGGTGAAATCTTCATCGATGGTCATAATATAAAGAATCTAAATGTTCGTCATCTTAGACATCTCTTTGGTTTAGTTGGTCAAGAACCAACTCTATTCAGTGGTACAATTGCCGACAATATTCGTTATGGTAAGCATGATGCAACTCAAGAGGAGATTGAAGAGgcttcaaaattatcaaattctcATTCATTCATCATTGATTTACCAAATGGTTATAACACAGAGTTGGGTGAGAAATACACTCAATTATCAGGTGGTCAAAAACAACGTATAGCAATTGCTCGTGCAATCATTCGTAATCcaaagattttattattggatGAGTCAACCTCTGCATTGGATGCTGATTCAACAAAATTAGTTCAAGAAGCACTAGAAAATGTTATGAAAGGTCGTACTACTATAGTCATCGCTCATAATTTACTAACAATTCAAAATGCAGATTGCATTGCCTATGTTCGTGCTGGTCAAATCATTGAAAGAGGTACTCATGATGAGTTATTAGAAGCTGAAGGTCCTTATTCTCAATTATGgtataatcaacaacaaaaataa
- the ppil3 gene encoding cyclophilin-type peptidylprolyl cis-trans isomerase (Similar to PPIase): protein MSVTLHTSLGDIKVEIFCDSVPLASENFLALCASNYYNNTIFHRNIKGFMIQGGDPTNTGRGGESIWKKQFKDEFPSHLKHNTRGILSMANSGPDTNGSQFFITYGKHRSLNKVYTVFGKIIAGIEVLDLMEKVPVDDKDLPLNEIILKSVTIHANPIANQ from the exons aTGTCAGTCACTTTACATACAAGTTTAGGAGATATTAAAGTTGAAATTTTTTGTGATTCAGTTCCTTTAGCATCTGAAAATTTTTTAGCATTATGTGCATCAAACTATTATAACAACACAATATTTCATAGAAACATTAAAGGATTTATGATACAGGGTGGTGATCCAACAAATACAGGTAGAGGTGGTGAAAGTATTTGGAAAAAGCAATTTAAGGATGAATTTCCGTCACATTTAAaa caTAATACACGTGGAATTTTATCAATGGCAAATAGTGGACCAGATACAAATGGGtcacaattttttataacaTATGGAAAACATAGAAGtttaaataaagtttataCAGTATTTGGAAAGATAATAGCAGGTATTGAAGTTTTAGATTTAATGGAAAAAGTACCCGTTGATGATAAAGATTTACCtttaaatgaaatcattttaaaatctgTTACAATTCATGCAAATCCTATTGcaaatcaataa
- the rabG1 gene encoding Rab GTPase: protein MNDSDVFKILLIGDSAVGKTSLLLRFTDPNNFQETSVNMTSVDYKNKNITIDGRTFNLQIWDTAGQERFRTITSSFYRGAHGVLVCYDVTDQLTYNNVGLWMQEIQRYGVLGVSRVLVGNKCDLEDRKLVNASIAQEYADILGIPFIETSATTGVNVEEAFMAMADEIYRNHIGGSKPSVVKPVCGSPPRTKKNIC, encoded by the coding sequence atgaatgattcagatgtttttaaaattttactaATTGGTGATTCAGCAGTTGGAAAAACATCGTTATTATTAAGATTTACAGATCCCAATAATTTTCAAGAGACTTCAGTAAATATGACTAGTgttgattataaaaataaaaatataactaTTGATGGAAGAAcatttaatttacaaatttggGATACAGCAGGACAAGAGAGATTCAGAACAATTACATCATCTTTTTATAGAGGAGCACATGGTGTTTTAGTATGTTATGATGTCACTGATCAACTTACATATAATAACGTTGGGTTATGGATGCAAGAAATTCAAAGATATGGAGTACTTGGAGTTAGTAGAGTTTTAGTTGGAAACAAATGTGATCTCGAAGATAGAAAATTGGTTAACGCTTCAATTGCCCAAGAATACGCTGATATTCTCGGTATTCCATTCATTGAAACTTCTGCTACAACTGGTGTTAATGTAGAAGAGGCTTTCATGGCAATGGCAGATGAAATTTATAGAAATCATATAGGTGGCTCAAAACCTTCTGTTGTAAAACCAGTATGTGGAAGTCCTCCCCGCacgaaaaaaaatatttgctAA
- the mnd1 gene encoding meiotic nuclear division protein 1 has product MATRRKGMSPEEKKEKLKEFFHSNSTIYSSKDVESEASKYTGMTQVQCKETLQMLIDDGVVNTDKMGSSNFYWSFPSFEFDSKKDKIIEQTKLLSETKERIQSETKKIEQLKSERVESETRTKNLEKLQTLKDDNKSFKEELLLYADSSLIDDKKRDIKIAIAAVNRYTDNISSLRQFCDSKYNIRPSDFDTSFGIKPDMDYLEEYNFNDTPQPVNKKKRK; this is encoded by the exons atggCAACAAGAAGAAAGGGTATGTCAccagaagaaaaaaaagaaaaattaaaagaattctTCCACTCTAAT tCAACAATATATTCAAGTAAAGATGTAGAATCAGAAGCTTCAAAGTATACAGGAATGa CACAAGTTCAATGTAAAGAAACATTACAAATGTTAATAGATGATGGTGTTGTAAATACAGATAAAATGGGATCATCAAATTTTTATTGGTCATTCCCaagttttgaatttgattcaaaaaaagataaaataattgaacaaactaaattattatctgaAACAAAAGAAAGGATACAATCagaaactaaaaaaattgaacaattaaaaagtGAAAGAGTTGAATCT gaaacaagaacaaaaaatttagaaaaattacaaacattaaaagatgataataaaagttttaaagaagaattattgttatatgcagattcatcattaattgatgataaaaagagagatattaaaattgCAATCGCTGCCGTTAATAGATACACTGATAACATATCATCTTTAAGACAATTTTGTGattcaaaatataatattcGTCCAAGTGATTTCGATACAAGTTTTGGTATTAAACCAGATATGGACTATTTAGAAGAATATAACTTTAATGATACTCCTCAACctgtaaataaaaagaaaagaaaataa
- the smc1 gene encoding structural maintenance of chromosome protein: MGISILKIQNFKSYKGNPLIGPFKDFSCVIGPNGRGKSNIMDAIIFVLGHNSSQIRSTKLNELVNTHIVTDKNNNEGGDNSTYVAINFNHQGNNYRFSRKIIGNGSQYFFEQTQVSAEQYQKHLKDIGIDIGTKNFFVFQGDVESIATQNPKQISAFIDDISGSRALKFEYDRLLGEKSKCEDDVFASYAKRKTIAFEKEQYKEQWTEVKEYQSMQDRVDSLKTDQQLAKLYQTTKEMRKEQKLLDESKQQIQSIQSDEMKPLEQQYTQTSKNQASLHKEVVQLEDDISRLIKGKKKKGSDQYSAEEEIKYISEKIKKTKLILSKAENSRSKQIQEIDQLRNELNEFTEQLENLDDEKEVAETGLSIKMDHQQIEEYNQLKLQSGKETSGLKIKYDQLSREHKIEQDQHQQLTYRLEEFETMKKKFQESKEKFQNQKDIEQSNFQDLEQKLKESEKELVQCTTRFNETQQRQQNLNNDLERIQYSLSDLKSLKSESQRDRQFNQTVETLKSIFPGVKGKLMDLCEPSQRKYATALTLTMGKLMDAIIVDTEETLIGCVRYLKEQLLGVATFISLDRLQMVKPINQQLRQISGGGGGSTAKLLFDCLKIQKGIEDAVLYALGNTVVCESLAEAKLLAFGGKDRVKVITIQGIRITKSGLMSGGGLSSIKSKSSQWDTKRVEELKKQRDTILAELSDVIQLNEIFNQRQQLTSQVHQLKSDYSLSKSKIELLNDRLKKNQQELETNEKVINETIIPELSELNETLAKRKTQLDQLQSEINSIEERYFSGFSKKFGVDNIREYEDNRLAKIQENIQKRLSLTESISVIQSRLDYEQGREIDNEIKQLSEELNANEKILDQELEHKKENDEKEKQFKENLSDLQKQHTEKKSQLDKMNITIKDLKKQLSTFNNQITDIEKLSNRHDFNITKLRGVYHQILIETRNEDIRLPILQFKGKEIDQGNNNNNNNNNNNNNNNNNNNDKSEGETEDNNKKQKNKDSEAEVDESAVSEGENVKKPKKPTIKKKKSSIKRKRETNKGDQEDNQEEDEEDEDDIFNESDVEENEKPNILQDIIKDITQAMVQDDILDIYEDEASIKFNYSSLKKRVFVDQKTYEEYLRKLTIDIETIGKEMKRVMPNYKAYEHLVDVSDKLKKVRKELNQARDNAKTKIDSFNRVRDQRKQLFLRAFKRIAKNLTSIYSELTRELEPPYHRGSAHLALEDTENPFNSGVRFTVIPPNKRFQEMDQLSGGEKSVAALAFLFSTHGLKSTPFMILDEIDAAFDSVNVLKLVRYVRHKASKDLQFLVISLKEQFFVHSDLLVGVCREPDSQSKSFHLLLEEFPESDEAKKALISKGDDETETDGKTSATSGSSESEND; this comes from the exons ATGGgtatatcaattttaaaaattcaaaattttaaatcatataAAGGTAATCCCCTTATTGGTCCATTCAAGGATTTTTCATGTGTAATTGGTCCCAATGGTAGGggaaaatcaaatattatgGATGCTATCATCTTTGTATTAGGCCATAACTCTTCTCAAATTAGAAgtacaaaattaaatgaattagtTAATACACATATTGTAACAgataaaa ataataatgaaggtGGTGATAATTCGACTTATGTtgcaattaattttaatcatCAAGGTAACAATTATAGATTTTCAAGAAAAATTATTGGTAATGGAtcacaatatttttttgaacaaACTCAAGTTTCAGCAGAACAATatcaaaaacatttaaaagatattggtATTGATATTGGTACAAAGAATTTCTTTGTATTTCAAGGTGATGTTGAGAGTATAGCTACACAAAATCCAAAGCAAATTTCAGCATTTATTGATGATATCTCTGGTAGTAGAGCATTGAAATTTGAGTATGATAGATTATTGGGTGAAAAGTCTAAATGTGAAGATGACGTTTTCGCATCATACGCTAAAAGAAAAACGATAGCATTCGAGAAGGAGCAATACAAGGAGCAGTGGACCGAGGTGAAAGAGTACCAATCCATGCAGGACCGAGTGGACTCTTTGAAAACTGATCAACAATTAGCTAAACTTTATCAAACCACCAAAGAGATGAGAAAGGAGCAAAAACTATTAGACGAAAGTAAACAACAAATCCAATCTATCCAATCGGATGAAATGAAGCCATTGGAACAACAATACACACAGACTAGTAAGAACCAGGCGTCATTGCATAAAGAGGTGGTGCAATTGGAGGATGATATCTCGAGGTTGATAAAGGGCAAGAAGAAGAAAGGCTCCGATCAGTATTCTGCCGAAGAGGAAATTAAGTATATTTCAGagaaaatcaagaaaacCAAATTAATCCTATCAAAAGCTGAAAACAGTCGTAGTAAACAAATACAAGAGATTGATCAACTTCgtaatgaattaaatgagTTTACTGAACAATTGGAGAATCTAGATGACGAAAAGGAGGTGGCAGAAACTGGGCTATCAATAAAGATGGACCATCAACAAATTGAAGAAtacaatcaattgaaattgcaATCAGGTAAGGAAACCTCTGGTTTAAAGATTAAATATGACCAACTATCGAGAGAGCACAAAATTGAACAggaccaacaccaacaactcACCTATAGATTGGAGGAGTTTGAAActatgaaaaagaaattccaAGAATCTAAagagaaatttcaaaatcaaaaagatattgaaCAATCGAATTTCCAAGATTTAGAAcagaaattaaaagagtCAGAGAAAGAACTCGTACAATGTACCACTAGATTCAATGAGACACAACAACgtcaacaaaatttaaataatgatttagaGCGTATTCAATATAGTCTTTCCGAtttgaaatcattgaaatCTGAAAGTCAACGTGATAGACAATTCAATCAAACCGTTGAAACTTTGAAAAGTATTTTCCCAGGTGTTAAAGGTAAACTAATGGATTTATGCGAACCTTCACAACGTAAATATGCAACCGCATTGACTCTAACAATGGGCAAACTAATGGATGCCATCATCGTTGACACTGAAGAGACTCTAATTGGTTGTGTACGTTATTTAAAGGAGCAATTACTTGGTGTTGCAACATTTATAAGTTTAGATCGTTTACAAATGGTTAAACCAATTAATCAACAGTTACGTCAaattagtggtggtggtggtggtagtacagctaaattattattcgaTTGTTTAAAGATTCAAAAAGGTATAGAAGATGCTGTATTGTATGCATTGGGTAATACAGTGGTTTGTGAAAGTTTAGCAGAGGCAAAGTTATTGGCATTTGGTGGTAAAGATCGTGTAAAGGTTATAACTATACAAGGTATTAGAATCACAAAATCAGGTTTAAtgagtggtggtggtttatcatcaattaaatccaAATCATCACAATGGGATACTAAACGTGTTGAagaattaaagaaacaaaGAGACACCATATTGGCAGAACTATCCGATGTAATCCAATTGAATGAGATTTTCAATCAACGCCAACAATTGACAAGTCAAGTACATCAATTGAAATCGGATTATTCATTATCAAAGAGTAAAATTGAGTTACTCAATGATAGattgaaaaagaatcaaCAAGAATTGGAAACCAATGAAAAGGTAATCAATGAAACAATCATTCCCGAGTTATCGGAATTGAATGAAACATTGGCAAAACGTAAAACTCAATTAGATCAACTACAAAGtgaaatcaattcaataGAGGAGAGATATTTCAGTGGATTCTCAAAGAAATTTGGTGTTGACAATATCAGAGAGTATGAAGATAACAGGTTGGCTAAAATTCAAGAAAACATTCAAAAGAGATTATCATTAACTGAATCGATCTCTGTGATTCAATCACGTTTAGACTATGAACAGGGTAGAGAgattgataatgaaattaaacaacTCTCTGAAGAATTGAATGCAAATGAAAAGATATTAGATCAAGAATTGGAACATAAGAAAGAGAATGATGAAAAAGAGAAACAATTCAAAGAGAATCTATCCGATCTACAAAAACAACATACTGAAAAGAAATCACAATTAgataaaatgaatataaccattaaagatttgaaaaaacaattatcaacttttaataatcaaatcactgatattgaaaaattaagtAATCGTcatgattttaatattacaaaacTTCGTGGTGTTTatcatcaaattttaattgaaactaGAAATGAAGATATTCGTTTaccaattttacaatttaaaggtaaagaaattgatcaaggtaataataataataataataataataataataataataataataataataataataatgataaatctgAAGGTGAAactgaagataataataaaaaacaaaaaaataaagatagtGAAGCTGAAGTTGATGAAAGTGCTGTAAGTGAAGgtgaaaatgttaaaaaaccaaagaaaccaacaattaaaaagaaaaaatcatcaataaaaagaaaaagagaaacaaATAAAGGTGATCAAGAAGATAatcaagaagaagatgaagaagatgaagatgatatatttaatgaatcagatgttgaagaaaatgaaaaaccaaATATTTTACAAGATATAATTAAAGATATAACACAAGCAATGGTACAAGATGatattttagatatttatgaagatgaagcatcaattaaattcaattattcgTCATTGAAAAAACGTGTATTTGTTGATCAAAAAACTTATGAAGAATATCTTAGAAAGTTAACAATCGATATTGAAACCATTGGTAAAGAGATGAAAAGAGTTATGCCAAATTATAAAGCCTATGAGCATTTGGTTGATGTTAGtgataaattgaaaaaagttAGAAAAGAGTTAAACCAAGCTAGAGACAATGCAAAAACAAAGATAGACTCATTCAATCGTGTTAGAGACCAAAgaaaacaattgtttttaagAGCGTTCAAGAGGATTGCAAAGAATCTCACTTCAATCTATTCAGAGTTGACAAGAGAGTTGGAACCACCTTATCATAGGGGTTCGGCTCATTTGGCTTTGGAAGACACTGAAAATCCTTTCAACTCTGGTGTAAGGTTCACTGTTATCCCACCAAATAAAAGATTCCAAGAGATGGATCAATTGAGTGGTGGTGAGAAATCAGTGGCTGCTTTGGCTTTCCTTTTCTCAACTCATGGCTTGAAATCAACTCCATTTATGATTCTCGATGAAATAGATGCCGCCTTCGATAGTGTAAACGTTTTGAAATTGGTGCGTTATGTTAGACATAAAGCAAGTAAAGATCTTCAATTCTTGGTAATCTCTTTGAAAGAACAATTCTTTGTCCACTCTGATCTTTTAGTTGGTGTTTGTAGAGAACCAGATTCACAATCAAAATCTTTCCATTTACTTTTAGAAGAATTCCCTGAATCTGATGAAGCAAAGAAAGCTTTAATCTCAAAAGGTGACGATGAAACTGAAACTGATGGTAAAACTTCTGCAACTTCTGGTAGTAGTGAAAGTGAAAATGACTAA